A portion of the Chondrinema litorale genome contains these proteins:
- a CDS encoding pyridoxal phosphate-dependent aminotransferase: MSTTLSRREWLRKGLFASGALTLGAALPMNSMGASLREDSKYIYYSNGFKELKRPKLPDLSTLKARLFLNENPYGPSPKALEALVNQAPGGNHYSWNILGELVEKIADQEGVKPSNIMMGPGSSDLLEKTALVSFMKGEGNIVSGDPAYMSLVNVSKSCGGEWKAVKLLDDYQHDLKKMEAAIDADTKIVYITNPNNPTGTITNDKDLYDFVDRVSDKVMVFVDEAYLELSDKGLKSSMVPLVAKGKNVIVSRTFSKIHGMAGIRVGYIVGLEETLNGIQKITRGGMGISGPSIMAATASMDDKDFLEMSKTKIAESRKFTFDLLESKGITYMPSQTNFVMFPLEVDGDTYLQKMYDEKVAVKVYKFWDKTWCRVSMGTMDEMKVFAGALDKAIG; this comes from the coding sequence ATGTCAACTACTTTATCTAGAAGAGAATGGTTAAGAAAAGGATTATTCGCTAGTGGCGCTCTTACTTTAGGTGCAGCCCTTCCAATGAATTCAATGGGAGCATCATTAAGAGAAGATTCTAAATATATATACTATAGCAATGGTTTTAAAGAACTTAAGCGTCCTAAACTTCCAGATTTATCTACGCTTAAAGCAAGATTGTTTTTAAATGAAAACCCTTACGGTCCTTCTCCAAAAGCACTAGAGGCTCTTGTAAATCAGGCTCCGGGTGGTAATCACTATTCTTGGAATATCTTAGGCGAATTAGTAGAAAAAATCGCTGATCAAGAAGGTGTTAAGCCAAGCAATATTATGATGGGTCCAGGTTCTTCTGACCTTCTTGAAAAAACTGCTTTAGTTTCTTTTATGAAAGGTGAAGGTAACATTGTATCTGGTGACCCAGCTTACATGTCTTTAGTAAATGTTTCTAAGTCTTGTGGTGGTGAGTGGAAAGCAGTTAAATTGCTAGATGACTACCAGCACGATTTAAAGAAAATGGAAGCTGCTATAGATGCTGATACTAAAATAGTATACATCACAAACCCTAATAACCCAACTGGTACTATTACAAACGACAAAGACCTTTACGATTTTGTAGATAGAGTTTCTGACAAGGTTATGGTATTTGTTGACGAAGCTTACCTTGAACTTTCAGACAAAGGTCTTAAGTCAAGTATGGTTCCATTAGTAGCTAAAGGTAAAAACGTAATTGTTTCTAGAACTTTCTCTAAAATCCACGGTATGGCTGGTATTAGAGTTGGTTACATAGTAGGTCTTGAAGAAACACTTAACGGAATCCAAAAAATCACTAGAGGTGGTATGGGTATCAGTGGTCCTTCTATAATGGCAGCTACTGCTAGTATGGATGACAAAGACTTCCTTGAAATGAGCAAAACTAAAATTGCTGAATCAAGAAAATTCACTTTCGACCTATTAGAGTCTAAAGGTATTACTTACATGCCTTCTCAAACCAACTTCGTAATGTTCCCGCTAGAAGTTGATGGCGATACTTATCTGCAAAAAATGTACGATGAGAAAGTTGCTGTAAAAGTTTACAAATTCTGGGATAAAACATGGTGCCGTGTAAGTATGGGTACTATGGACGAAATGAAAGTATTTGCTGGTGCTCTCGATAAAGCTATCGGATAA
- a CDS encoding permease, with protein MNLALQKTIAFLFLILLGFLLRKKLPAKEQIGGIKMLILSVALPAMIFVALLNIEIELSLLYLPVLAIAFNFIMAFATNYMLPVFGIEKNSSTNRTLTMLLPSLAPGLSCFPYLLEYLGEEMFAWAALADVGNKIFVLIVLYMLAMSWFYKRQSGTAKVSKNEKLKSLMVSLIEEPVNMVIVTALLLLTFGINLDSLPYFLQNAAGRLSAMMTPLILLFIGLAVKVDKSQIKTILGLLVWRSGLAFVISAALIYALPEATPVAVLILAVAFPQSSASFWPFAHISAISSLEEKNMPEDGHTFDRDLALAVLAFSLPFSTMIILAICSIGGPFFTSELNLLATGFIFLACGALPFIITKLREKSKEEEENEVSVVAE; from the coding sequence ATGAATCTCGCACTTCAAAAAACAATCGCATTCCTATTTCTAATACTTTTAGGATTTTTGTTAAGAAAGAAGTTACCTGCCAAAGAGCAAATTGGAGGCATTAAAATGCTGATTCTAAGTGTTGCTTTGCCTGCTATGATTTTTGTGGCTTTATTAAATATTGAAATTGAACTAAGCCTCTTATATCTACCTGTACTTGCCATAGCTTTTAACTTTATAATGGCATTTGCAACTAACTATATGCTTCCGGTTTTTGGCATAGAAAAAAACTCTTCTACTAACAGAACACTCACTATGCTCTTGCCTTCTTTGGCTCCGGGACTTTCTTGCTTTCCTTATTTGCTAGAATATCTTGGCGAAGAAATGTTTGCTTGGGCAGCATTAGCAGATGTTGGAAATAAAATATTTGTTCTTATTGTTTTATACATGCTAGCGATGAGCTGGTTTTATAAAAGACAGTCAGGAACAGCCAAAGTTTCTAAAAATGAAAAACTTAAATCTTTAATGGTTTCATTGATAGAAGAACCTGTAAATATGGTAATTGTAACAGCCTTATTGTTATTAACATTTGGAATTAACTTAGATTCACTACCATATTTCTTACAAAATGCAGCTGGCAGACTAAGTGCTATGATGACGCCACTTATTCTATTATTTATTGGCTTAGCTGTAAAAGTTGATAAAAGCCAAATTAAAACAATCCTTGGACTTTTAGTATGGAGATCAGGTTTAGCATTTGTAATAAGCGCAGCTTTAATATATGCTTTACCAGAAGCTACTCCTGTAGCAGTTTTAATACTTGCTGTAGCATTTCCTCAAAGTTCAGCTAGCTTTTGGCCATTTGCACACATTTCGGCTATTAGCTCACTCGAAGAAAAAAATATGCCTGAAGATGGACATACTTTTGACAGAGACCTTGCTCTTGCAGTATTAGCATTTTCTCTACCATTTTCAACTATGATTATACTTGCAATATGCTCTATTGGTGGACCATTCTTCACCTCAGAGTTAAACTTACTAGCTACCGGATTTATCTTCTTAGCTTGTGGAGCTCTTCCGTTTATTATTACTAAACTGAGAGAGAAATCTAAAGAAGAAGAAGAAAACGAAGTTTCTGTTGTAGCTGAATAA
- a CDS encoding TIGR01777 family oxidoreductase — translation MRKIVIAGGSGFLGKALVAYFRDKGIETIVLSRKPEASQIYWDGKSIGDWVDVLEGSDALINLSGKSVDCRYNQSNRDKILSSRIESTKVLNIAMSQCKNPPKVWLNSSSATIYIHSENEIMTEQNGIIGDDFSMNICKRWESEFFNKSIGQVRKVALRTSIVLGENGGAFPKMKWLSQLGMGGKQGNGKQYMSWIHIKDFCKAVDFIIQNENMEGEINITSPEPVKNDLFTEGLRRSLNMPIGFSQSRFLLELGSVIIGTETELLLKSRKVYPEKLIENGFVFDYGLLAKAFENLCH, via the coding sequence ATGAGAAAGATAGTAATAGCAGGTGGATCTGGTTTCTTGGGTAAAGCACTAGTTGCATATTTTAGAGATAAAGGAATCGAAACAATTGTATTAAGTCGAAAGCCTGAAGCTTCTCAAATTTATTGGGATGGAAAAAGCATAGGTGATTGGGTAGATGTTTTAGAAGGTAGTGATGCACTCATAAATTTATCTGGTAAATCTGTCGATTGCCGATATAATCAATCTAACAGAGACAAAATTCTTTCTTCCCGAATTGAAAGTACTAAGGTTTTAAACATCGCAATGTCTCAATGTAAAAATCCACCAAAGGTTTGGTTAAATTCCAGTAGTGCTACCATTTATATTCATTCAGAGAATGAGATTATGACAGAGCAGAATGGAATTATTGGTGATGATTTTTCTATGAATATTTGTAAGCGTTGGGAATCTGAGTTTTTCAATAAATCAATTGGTCAAGTTAGAAAAGTAGCATTGAGAACTTCAATTGTTTTAGGTGAAAATGGAGGTGCATTTCCAAAAATGAAGTGGCTTAGCCAATTAGGAATGGGAGGTAAGCAAGGTAATGGCAAACAGTATATGAGCTGGATTCATATTAAAGACTTTTGTAAAGCAGTAGACTTTATTATACAAAATGAAAATATGGAAGGGGAAATTAATATTACTTCTCCTGAGCCTGTTAAGAATGATTTATTTACTGAGGGACTTAGACGCTCGCTTAATATGCCAATTGGCTTTTCACAATCAAGGTTTTTGTTGGAGTTAGGCTCAGTTATTATAGGTACAGAAACAGAATTGCTATTAAAAAGTCGAAAGGTTTACCCTGAGAAGTTAATCGAAAATGGCTTTGTATTCGATTATGGCTTATTAGCTAAAGCTTTTGAAAATTTATGCCATTGA
- a CDS encoding GbsR/MarR family transcriptional regulator, whose protein sequence is MELDKAKMEFVQTWGALGSSWGIPRSMAQIHALLLSNKNELSTEEIMEAIQLSRGNVNINLRELINWKLVSKQNKLGERKEFFAASHNIWEISKNIMQERKRRELQPVQDLLISLKNESLEGDDEEVLHFKEMVKSLDEFISQMDQLSELMIRLNDNMFFKKVIQMFQNN, encoded by the coding sequence ATGGAATTAGATAAAGCTAAAATGGAATTTGTACAAACATGGGGAGCATTAGGTTCTTCGTGGGGAATACCAAGATCGATGGCGCAGATTCATGCATTACTTCTATCGAATAAGAACGAATTAAGTACAGAGGAAATAATGGAAGCTATCCAATTATCGAGAGGGAATGTAAATATAAACTTGAGAGAGCTAATTAATTGGAAGCTAGTAAGTAAGCAAAACAAGTTGGGTGAGAGAAAAGAGTTTTTTGCTGCTAGCCATAATATTTGGGAGATATCAAAAAATATTATGCAAGAACGCAAGAGGAGAGAGCTACAACCTGTACAAGATTTATTAATTTCTTTAAAAAATGAATCATTAGAAGGGGATGATGAAGAGGTATTACATTTTAAAGAAATGGTAAAATCTCTAGATGAGTTTATTTCTCAAATGGATCAGCTCTCAGAACTTATGATAAGGCTGAATGATAATATGTTCTTTAAAAAAGTGATTCAGATGTTTCAGAATAACTGA
- the ruvC gene encoding crossover junction endodeoxyribonuclease RuvC encodes MNKKVIKEKIILGVDPGTNVTGYGLLFIRNNKPSLLQYGVIHLSSYNSHPLKLKKIFEKITQLIEEYHPDEMALEAPFYGKNVQSMLKLGRAQGVAMAAALALDIPIVEYAPKKVKQSVTGNGNATKEQVAAMIMNILQFKADDNSMLDATDALGVALCHFYQNGNNLRKSKSWKAFLTENPGRVKK; translated from the coding sequence ATGAATAAAAAAGTGATCAAGGAAAAAATAATATTAGGAGTCGATCCTGGTACAAATGTAACAGGGTATGGCCTTTTGTTTATCAGGAATAATAAACCCAGTTTGCTGCAATATGGAGTAATTCATCTTTCTTCTTACAATTCTCATCCACTCAAACTTAAAAAGATATTTGAAAAAATAACGCAACTTATAGAAGAATATCATCCTGATGAGATGGCACTGGAAGCTCCTTTTTATGGTAAAAATGTTCAATCTATGCTTAAGTTAGGTAGGGCACAAGGAGTAGCTATGGCTGCTGCTTTGGCATTGGATATTCCTATAGTAGAATATGCACCTAAAAAAGTGAAGCAATCTGTAACTGGTAATGGAAATGCAACAAAAGAGCAGGTCGCTGCTATGATTATGAATATACTTCAGTTTAAAGCGGATGATAATAGTATGTTAGATGCTACAGATGCTTTAGGAGTAGCTCTCTGCCATTTTTACCAAAATGGAAATAATCTAAGAAAATCTAAATCTTGGAAAGCTTTTTTAACTGAGAACCCAGGTCGTGTAAAAAAGTAA
- a CDS encoding lysylphosphatidylglycerol synthase domain-containing protein, which translates to MKYLSGALKFNQINISRKTSLVLKASFLVIAFSYITYVAINHKGFNQDFAHSLKKISQNNFFFLFFIVILMPLNWFAEAFKWKLLVNPLQKISYFQSIKGIISGISMSFLTIGGVGDYLGRALHIDKINRTTLIGITLVNGIYQNLITYACGGVGLIFLFSNNLNQIGIYIAWVALALITLLIIILLFNIHLLLPFKQISRYTEPFKDYSTLDKIKITIASIFRYTIILIQYFCILYALQIEIGLVDFFTGISLMLLLKSVIPRFSFLSDLGIREFSALLFFSNLGLNPADIISSTLLLWLLNILLPAITGLFMITKKDFTKKPTSID; encoded by the coding sequence ATGAAATATTTATCAGGTGCGCTCAAATTTAATCAAATAAATATAAGCAGAAAGACAAGTCTGGTTTTAAAGGCTTCATTTCTAGTTATTGCTTTTTCATATATCACTTATGTAGCAATTAATCATAAAGGATTTAACCAAGACTTTGCACACTCACTAAAAAAAATTTCTCAAAACAATTTTTTCTTTCTTTTTTTTATTGTGATACTCATGCCTCTAAACTGGTTTGCTGAGGCTTTTAAATGGAAACTACTAGTAAACCCTCTACAAAAAATCTCTTATTTTCAGTCAATTAAAGGTATTATTTCGGGTATAAGTATGTCTTTTCTTACTATTGGAGGCGTTGGCGATTACCTTGGAAGAGCATTACATATCGACAAAATTAACAGAACTACACTCATCGGAATTACGCTAGTAAATGGCATCTACCAAAACCTAATAACATATGCTTGTGGAGGTGTTGGTTTAATTTTTTTATTCTCCAACAATCTTAACCAAATAGGTATTTATATAGCATGGGTCGCCCTCGCTCTTATTACTCTATTAATTATAATTCTACTATTTAACATCCACTTGCTATTACCTTTTAAACAAATAAGCAGGTACACAGAACCTTTTAAAGATTACTCAACACTCGATAAAATCAAGATTACAATTGCTTCCATATTCCGATATACAATCATTCTAATACAATACTTCTGTATTCTGTATGCATTACAAATTGAAATCGGTCTTGTAGATTTTTTTACTGGAATTTCTCTAATGCTGCTTCTAAAATCTGTAATCCCAAGATTTAGTTTTTTAAGTGATTTGGGTATAAGGGAGTTTTCAGCACTGTTATTTTTTAGTAACTTGGGTTTAAACCCAGCAGATATTATAAGTTCTACACTACTTTTATGGCTCTTAAATATTCTACTACCTGCAATTACAGGCTTATTTATGATTACGAAGAAAGACTTTACAAAAAAGCCAACATCTATTGATTAA
- a CDS encoding PhoH family protein → MVEKVIKLENVSLVDFLGVENTNIKEISNAFPKSKIISRGNEIRIQGSSPEILKINDTFNNLLEHYRKFGKVTTENVVNYIERDSRDIQVQLKEDTLIYGAKGLAIRPKTENQRLLVDSASKDDLTFAVGPAGTGKTYISVALAVKALKNKQVKKIIITRPAVEAGENLGFLPGDLKEKIDPYLRPIYDALYDMIPSEKLKYYLENGIIEIAPLAYMRGRTLNGAFILLDEAQNTTVMQMKMFLTRMGPESKMIVTGDKSQIDLPRNQKSGLLNALTVLQGINGISIVELSNKDVIRHRLVKNIISAYNKFDDAEKVPDKKVSKQERQPVS, encoded by the coding sequence TTGGTAGAAAAAGTAATTAAATTAGAAAATGTCTCTTTAGTAGATTTCCTCGGAGTAGAGAACACTAATATTAAAGAAATTTCCAATGCTTTTCCCAAAAGCAAAATAATTTCAAGAGGTAACGAGATAAGGATTCAAGGGTCTAGCCCAGAAATATTAAAAATCAACGATACCTTTAATAATCTTCTTGAACACTATAGAAAGTTTGGCAAAGTAACCACAGAAAATGTAGTAAATTACATTGAACGCGATAGCCGCGACATACAGGTTCAATTAAAAGAAGACACTTTAATATATGGCGCTAAAGGTCTAGCTATTAGACCGAAAACCGAAAACCAGAGATTATTGGTAGATAGTGCCAGTAAAGATGATCTTACTTTTGCTGTTGGGCCTGCTGGTACTGGTAAAACTTATATTTCTGTAGCTTTAGCGGTAAAAGCATTAAAAAATAAACAGGTTAAAAAAATCATTATCACTAGACCTGCTGTAGAAGCTGGTGAAAATTTAGGATTCTTACCTGGAGACCTTAAAGAGAAGATAGATCCATATCTAAGGCCAATTTATGATGCTTTATATGATATGATACCGAGTGAAAAGTTAAAATACTATCTCGAAAATGGTATCATAGAAATAGCTCCTTTGGCTTATATGAGGGGTAGAACTTTAAATGGTGCATTCATTTTACTTGATGAAGCGCAGAACACCACGGTTATGCAGATGAAAATGTTCTTAACCAGAATGGGTCCAGAATCAAAAATGATTGTTACTGGAGATAAATCCCAAATTGATTTACCTAGAAATCAAAAATCTGGTTTATTAAATGCACTTACTGTATTACAAGGTATCAACGGCATTAGTATAGTTGAACTAAGCAATAAAGATGTAATTAGACACAGATTGGTTAAAAACATTATTAGTGCTTACAATAAATTTGATGATGCTGAAAAAGTACCAGACAAAAAAGTAAGCAAACAGGAAAGACAACCTGTTTCATAA
- a CDS encoding sodium/proline symporter yields MLTKYIILICYFAGLFLIGKLASGKINNISDYFVGGKKLGYWVVAFSSRATGASAWVLLGLTGMGAVYGISAYWVALGTTGGVVVSWFFMASKFKRLADQYDSITIPDFLVSRFNSKGSFFRGMAATILSVFVVIYVSSQIDATGTAFETFMGWDYYTGALAGFIIVVLYTFSGGFVAVAWSDVFQGSIMLFGLVALPIAAISTIGGFGEITETMAAIDPSLLNPWGKGGLTGENVARIVGFVMIGLGYLGSPQLFVRFLSIKDESEIKKGKWVSVILQLVMNIAAVSIGILGRVLLTEPGEDLTSVLGNGGQDVLIKLSDFALPFFHGLYIAAVLAAIMSTVDSLLVLASSAVTRDFYQKIFHPDMSDAKLVGMSKFVTLIMAGVALSVALLVAFLVPGRTIFWFVIFGWSGLAASFCPVMILSLFWKNYSERGAMASMITGFLCVPIFKFWATSLPEIGIYFKLVAELLPSFIFALIAGIVFNKK; encoded by the coding sequence ATGCTAACAAAATACATCATTCTAATCTGCTATTTTGCAGGATTGTTTCTCATTGGCAAGCTTGCATCAGGCAAAATTAACAACATTAGCGATTACTTTGTGGGAGGGAAAAAGTTGGGTTATTGGGTAGTTGCATTTTCGTCAAGAGCGACAGGAGCATCTGCTTGGGTGCTATTAGGTTTAACTGGTATGGGTGCTGTTTATGGTATAAGTGCCTATTGGGTAGCTTTGGGTACAACTGGGGGAGTTGTTGTCTCTTGGTTTTTTATGGCATCTAAGTTTAAGCGCTTAGCCGATCAATATGATTCTATCACCATTCCAGATTTTTTAGTTTCTCGATTTAATTCTAAAGGAAGTTTTTTTAGAGGTATGGCGGCTACAATACTTTCGGTATTTGTAGTGATTTATGTGAGTTCTCAGATTGATGCCACAGGAACAGCTTTCGAAACATTTATGGGTTGGGATTATTATACTGGAGCTTTGGCTGGTTTTATAATAGTGGTATTATATACTTTTTCTGGAGGATTTGTGGCAGTTGCTTGGTCAGATGTTTTTCAGGGTAGTATTATGTTATTTGGTTTGGTGGCATTGCCTATTGCAGCAATTTCAACTATTGGTGGGTTTGGAGAGATCACTGAAACGATGGCAGCCATCGATCCCTCATTGCTAAATCCTTGGGGCAAAGGAGGCTTAACAGGAGAAAACGTAGCTAGAATTGTTGGTTTTGTAATGATTGGTTTGGGTTATTTGGGTTCACCACAACTTTTTGTTCGCTTCTTATCTATTAAAGATGAGTCAGAAATTAAAAAGGGGAAATGGGTATCGGTAATATTGCAATTAGTAATGAATATTGCTGCCGTTAGTATTGGTATTTTAGGTAGAGTACTTCTTACAGAGCCTGGCGAGGACTTAACCAGTGTATTAGGAAATGGAGGCCAAGATGTACTTATAAAGCTTTCAGATTTTGCTCTACCGTTTTTTCATGGGCTTTATATAGCAGCAGTTTTGGCCGCAATTATGTCTACAGTAGACTCTTTGTTGGTTTTAGCTTCAAGTGCAGTTACAAGAGATTTTTATCAGAAAATATTTCATCCAGATATGAGTGACGCCAAGTTGGTAGGCATGTCTAAGTTTGTTACACTAATTATGGCTGGTGTCGCGCTTTCGGTTGCTTTACTTGTTGCTTTCTTAGTGCCAGGAAGAACTATATTCTGGTTTGTTATTTTTGGTTGGTCTGGTTTAGCTGCATCATTCTGTCCTGTTATGATACTTTCTTTATTCTGGAAAAACTACTCGGAGAGAGGAGCGATGGCTTCTATGATTACAGGGTTTTTATGTGTGCCAATATTTAAGTTTTGGGCTACAAGCTTACCAGAAATTGGAATTTACTTCAAATTGGTAGCTGAATTATTGCCGTCGTTTATATTTGCCCTAATTGCTGGTATAGTCTTTAATAAGAAGTAA